The Mesorhizobium koreense genome includes a window with the following:
- a CDS encoding cation diffusion facilitator family transporter yields the protein MGHDHAYSGHDDHDHAGHGHGGLHLHGGGDKTRVLIAGCLTLTFMVVEVAGGLLTGSLALLADAGHMLTDSVSLGLSWYAFHLAGRPATQRLTYGFDRVKTLVAYTNGLAIFVVAGWIVYEAIERLLAPPQVMGGMMFVVAIAGLFVNIAGFLILRGGDHGSLNMRGAILHVLGDLLGSAAAIAAALVIMATGWMPIDPILSVFVAVLILSTAWSLVKDAGHVLLEGTPGSMDRDEIVADMTKHFPEVREIHHVHVWSLDGSRNVATLHACLKEGTDAHGVVVAMKRRLAEKHGIGHATIETEFGECTDLSVHQHEAAQVKYLH from the coding sequence ATGGGCCACGATCACGCATATTCAGGCCATGACGATCACGATCATGCCGGTCACGGCCATGGCGGATTGCATCTGCATGGAGGCGGCGACAAGACGCGCGTGCTCATCGCCGGTTGCCTGACGCTGACCTTCATGGTCGTCGAGGTGGCGGGCGGTCTTCTTACCGGATCGCTGGCACTCCTCGCCGATGCCGGGCACATGCTGACCGATTCGGTATCGCTCGGGCTTTCCTGGTATGCCTTCCACCTTGCCGGACGTCCGGCGACGCAGCGGCTGACCTACGGCTTCGACCGCGTCAAGACACTGGTGGCTTACACCAACGGTCTTGCCATCTTCGTCGTCGCAGGCTGGATCGTCTACGAGGCGATCGAACGGCTCCTGGCGCCACCTCAGGTGATGGGCGGCATGATGTTCGTCGTTGCTATCGCGGGGCTGTTCGTCAATATCGCCGGATTCCTCATTTTGCGTGGCGGCGACCATGGCAGCCTCAATATGCGCGGCGCGATCCTGCATGTGCTGGGTGATCTCCTCGGGTCGGCGGCGGCAATCGCGGCGGCGCTGGTCATCATGGCGACGGGCTGGATGCCGATCGACCCGATCCTTTCGGTCTTCGTCGCCGTGCTCATCCTGTCGACCGCATGGTCGCTGGTAAAGGATGCAGGTCACGTTCTTCTGGAGGGAACGCCCGGCAGCATGGATCGCGACGAGATCGTTGCCGACATGACGAAACATTTCCCGGAAGTCCGCGAGATCCACCACGTCCATGTCTGGTCGCTGGACGGCAGCCGCAATGTCGCGACGCTGCACGCCTGCCTGAAAGAGGGCACGGACGCCCACGGCGTTGTCGTTGCGATGAAGCGCCGGCTTGCCGAGAAGCACGGCATCGGCCATGCCACCATCGAGACCGAATTCGGCGAGTGCACCGACCTTTCCGTGCACCAGCATGAGGCGGCTCAGGTCAAATATCTCCACTAG
- a CDS encoding SDR family oxidoreductase, translating to MAGRLKGKIAVVTAAGQGIGRAIAEMFVAEGATVYASDVDRSKLDGLARAKKARLNVLSTRAVEAYAAKVGEIDILVNVAGYVHHGTVLECDEKAWDFSFDLNVKSMHRMIHAFLPGMLKRAAETGKSGSIVNLSSGASSLKGAPNRYAYGATKAAVIGLTKAVAVDFVSKGIRCNAICPGTVRSPSWEGRVEELGKTMGGKQKALDMFVGRQPMGRVGEPSEIAALATYFASDESAFTTGTAIPIDGGWII from the coding sequence ATGGCAGGCAGGCTGAAGGGCAAGATCGCGGTGGTGACCGCCGCGGGGCAGGGGATCGGGCGCGCGATCGCCGAGATGTTCGTGGCGGAAGGCGCGACCGTTTACGCGTCTGACGTGGACCGCTCCAAGCTCGACGGACTTGCCCGTGCGAAGAAGGCGAGGCTGAACGTGCTTTCGACGCGTGCGGTCGAGGCCTATGCAGCCAAGGTCGGCGAGATAGATATCCTGGTGAACGTCGCTGGCTATGTGCATCACGGCACCGTGCTCGAATGCGACGAGAAAGCCTGGGACTTTTCCTTCGACCTCAACGTCAAGTCGATGCACCGGATGATCCACGCCTTCCTGCCCGGAATGCTGAAGCGGGCGGCCGAAACCGGCAAGTCCGGTTCCATCGTCAATCTGTCGTCGGGCGCTTCCTCGCTGAAGGGCGCGCCCAACCGCTACGCCTATGGCGCGACCAAGGCCGCCGTCATCGGGCTGACCAAGGCGGTTGCGGTGGATTTTGTTTCAAAAGGAATCCGCTGCAACGCCATCTGTCCCGGCACGGTCCGTTCTCCGTCATGGGAGGGGCGTGTCGAGGAACTCGGCAAGACGATGGGGGGCAAGCAGAAGGCGCTCGACATGTTCGTCGGCCGCCAACCCATGGGCCGCGTCGGCGAGCCGTCTGAGATCGCCGCGCTGGCGACATATTTCGCATCGGACGAATCGGCGTTCACGACCGGAACCGCCATTCCGATCGACGGCGGATGGATCATTTGA
- the denD gene encoding D-erythronate dehydrogenase has protein sequence MRVLITGAAGMIGRKLTARLVADGKLAGHAITALDLHDIVPADAPKLAGAKVKVHTGDLAADGDAVRLISPRPDVIFHLAGVVSGEAEANFDKGYRVNLDGTRMLFEAIRHAGHKPRVVFTSSIAVFGAPFPDVIPDEFHLTPMTSYGTEKMMGEALLADYTRRGFFDGIGIRLPTICVRPGKPNKAASSFFSGIIREPLAGQEAILPVPRTVLHTHASPRSAVNFLVHAAGLDGDKVGPRRNLTMPGVAVTVGQQIEALGRVAGEKFTALIREEADPTVWAIVQNWPTQFNAKRARDLGFKAEDSFDEIVRAHIEDELGGKLPAL, from the coding sequence GTGCGTGTATTGATAACCGGCGCGGCGGGCATGATCGGACGGAAGCTGACCGCGCGGCTGGTCGCCGATGGAAAGCTCGCCGGCCACGCCATCACGGCGCTCGACCTTCACGATATCGTGCCCGCCGATGCGCCGAAGCTCGCGGGCGCCAAGGTCAAGGTTCATACCGGCGATCTCGCCGCCGATGGCGATGCCGTCAGGCTGATCTCCCCCAGGCCCGATGTTATCTTTCATCTGGCGGGCGTTGTCTCAGGCGAAGCCGAAGCGAATTTCGACAAGGGCTACCGGGTCAATCTCGATGGCACGCGCATGCTTTTCGAGGCGATCCGCCATGCGGGACATAAACCGCGCGTCGTATTCACCTCCTCCATCGCCGTCTTCGGCGCGCCGTTCCCCGACGTTATCCCCGACGAGTTCCATCTTACGCCCATGACCTCCTACGGCACGGAAAAGATGATGGGCGAGGCGCTGCTTGCCGATTATACGCGGCGCGGCTTCTTCGACGGCATCGGCATCCGCCTGCCGACGATCTGCGTGCGGCCCGGCAAGCCGAACAAGGCGGCGTCGAGCTTCTTCTCCGGCATCATCCGCGAACCGCTCGCAGGGCAGGAGGCGATCCTGCCAGTGCCGCGGACGGTGCTTCATACGCATGCCAGCCCGCGTTCGGCGGTGAATTTCCTCGTCCACGCCGCCGGCCTCGATGGCGACAAGGTCGGGCCACGCCGCAATCTCACGATGCCAGGTGTCGCAGTCACTGTTGGCCAGCAGATCGAGGCGCTTGGGCGTGTCGCGGGTGAGAAATTCACGGCGCTCATCCGCGAGGAGGCCGACCCGACCGTCTGGGCAATCGTCCAGAACTGGCCGACGCAGTTCAACGCCAAGCGGGCGCGCGATCTCGGCTTCAAAGCGGAAGACAGTTTCGACGAGATTGTCCGCGCCCATATCGAGGACGAACTCGGCGGCAAACTGCCCGCGCTATGA
- a CDS encoding ATP-binding protein — protein MKRLFPQTLPAWILLILIAGLLVTQVTTLYFIVEQRRASNNLLELFRLSDRAYSLVKLMYSATPEDRAQLAKGLANPNYLVTVSEVPLIRSAIPPDDDLAELEDVVVSRLSKFGVLEVRIYRKSAGPVVSREAPDETSPEDIGEIEKEFLNLASDISQSDRLVASVEFKDGQWLNFVMPLTPVGPLVSEENLPLLGGIAALVVIMTIWALRRLTAPYRTLESAVRRIGADLKSPPLPERGSREYRSAAHAVNTMQAQLREYVEDREQLAAALAHDLRTPLTRMKLRLELLKDAGKRKALMDDLGDIEAIARSVVDFATHEVKDETPERIDFWSLVDSIADAYPQVSFADGSANARGLICVGRPVALRRCVTNLVDNAVTYGERASISLSGHEKEIVLAIEDDGPGIPQERLEQVFRPFTRVEGSRNRQTGGFGLGLTIARAIARGVGGEVTLENRQGGGLRTELRIPRAAEPAGS, from the coding sequence ATGAAACGCCTTTTTCCCCAGACGCTGCCCGCCTGGATACTCCTCATCCTGATCGCCGGCCTGCTGGTGACGCAGGTGACGACGCTCTACTTCATCGTCGAACAGCGACGGGCTTCCAACAACCTGCTCGAACTCTTCCGGCTGAGCGACCGCGCCTATTCCCTTGTGAAGCTCATGTACTCGGCGACGCCCGAGGACCGAGCCCAGTTGGCCAAGGGGCTGGCCAATCCGAACTACCTTGTCACCGTTTCCGAGGTGCCGCTTATCAGAAGCGCGATCCCTCCCGACGACGACCTCGCCGAGTTGGAGGACGTGGTGGTCAGCCGGTTGTCGAAATTCGGCGTCCTCGAGGTGCGGATCTACCGCAAATCGGCGGGGCCGGTTGTCTCCAGAGAAGCTCCCGACGAAACCTCGCCCGAAGACATCGGCGAAATCGAGAAGGAATTCCTCAATCTCGCCAGCGATATTTCCCAGAGCGATAGGCTGGTCGCCTCGGTCGAATTCAAGGACGGCCAATGGTTGAACTTCGTCATGCCGCTGACGCCGGTGGGGCCGCTCGTCTCCGAAGAAAACCTGCCGCTGCTCGGTGGTATAGCGGCACTGGTCGTCATCATGACGATCTGGGCACTTCGCCGGCTGACCGCGCCATATCGGACGCTGGAAAGTGCTGTCCGCCGCATAGGCGCGGATTTGAAAAGCCCGCCTTTGCCCGAGCGCGGCAGCCGCGAATACCGCTCCGCCGCACATGCGGTGAACACGATGCAGGCACAGCTTCGAGAATATGTGGAGGACCGCGAACAGCTCGCAGCCGCTCTCGCCCATGATCTGCGCACGCCGCTTACGCGCATGAAACTCAGGCTCGAATTGCTGAAGGACGCCGGCAAGCGCAAGGCGCTCATGGACGATCTCGGCGACATCGAGGCGATCGCCCGTTCGGTGGTCGATTTCGCGACCCATGAAGTGAAGGACGAGACGCCCGAACGCATCGACTTCTGGTCGCTGGTCGATTCCATCGCGGACGCCTATCCGCAGGTAAGTTTCGCGGACGGCAGCGCCAACGCGCGCGGCCTGATCTGCGTCGGGCGTCCTGTGGCGCTGCGCCGCTGCGTGACCAATCTCGTGGACAATGCCGTCACCTATGGCGAGAGGGCGTCGATCAGCCTGTCGGGCCACGAAAAGGAGATCGTGCTGGCGATCGAGGATGACGGGCCGGGCATCCCACAGGAGCGGCTGGAGCAGGTCTTCCGGCCATTCACGCGTGTCGAGGGTTCACGCAATCGCCAGACCGGCGGCTTCGGCCTTGGCCTCACCATCGCCCGGGCCATCGCCCGCGGCGTCGGCGGCGAAGTGACGCTTGAGAACCGCCAAGGCGGTGGACTCAGGACGGAACTGAGGATCCCGCGTGCCGCCGAGCCTGCCGGATCATAG
- a CDS encoding response regulator has protein sequence MKTDAHILIVDDDRGTRDLLREFLERHGLQVSVARDGEEMQSILKSTTIDLLVLDVMLPGRSGLEICRDIRARSRMPIIMLTAVTETVDRVVGLEMGADDYVPKPFDPRELLARVRAVLRRPPMEGASKRSEPRTYRFAGWTLDCARRRLIAPGDVRVELTTAEFNLLQALVRSAQHVLSREQLMDLAGGDGTMSYDRSVDILVSRLRRKMEDDPRAPKLILTVRGGGYQFVPDTVAE, from the coding sequence ATGAAGACCGACGCCCATATCCTTATCGTCGACGACGACCGCGGCACCCGCGATCTCCTGCGCGAATTCCTCGAGCGGCACGGATTGCAGGTCTCCGTTGCCCGCGACGGCGAGGAGATGCAGTCGATCCTCAAAAGCACCACCATCGACCTTCTGGTCCTCGACGTCATGCTGCCCGGGAGGAGCGGCCTGGAAATATGCCGCGATATCCGCGCCCGCTCCAGAATGCCGATCATCATGCTGACGGCGGTGACGGAAACGGTCGACCGGGTCGTCGGTCTGGAGATGGGTGCGGATGACTACGTACCCAAGCCCTTCGACCCGCGCGAATTGCTGGCAAGGGTCCGCGCCGTGCTGCGCCGTCCGCCGATGGAAGGTGCTTCAAAGCGCTCGGAGCCGCGCACCTATCGCTTCGCCGGTTGGACGCTCGACTGCGCGCGGCGCCGGCTGATTGCGCCGGGCGACGTGCGTGTCGAATTGACCACGGCGGAGTTCAATCTGCTTCAGGCGCTTGTCCGTAGCGCCCAACACGTCCTGAGCCGCGAGCAGTTGATGGACCTCGCAGGCGGAGACGGCACGATGAGCTATGACCGCAGCGTCGATATCCTCGTCAGCCGGCTGCGGCGCAAGATGGAAGACGACCCGCGGGCGCCCAAGCTCATTTTGACCGTCCGCGGCGGGGGCTACCAGTTCGTGCCGGACACGGTCGCGGAATGA
- a CDS encoding SCP2 sterol-binding domain-containing protein — MSMDAIADKMRARVEGSGFTKSVKFDCGADGVIVIDGATVSTADASADCTITLAKDDLESMIAGELNPTSAFMQGKLKVDGDMSVAMALSQVL; from the coding sequence ATGAGCATGGATGCGATCGCCGATAAGATGCGGGCCAGGGTGGAGGGCTCGGGCTTCACGAAGTCGGTGAAGTTCGATTGCGGGGCCGACGGGGTCATCGTCATCGACGGCGCCACCGTCTCGACCGCAGATGCGTCGGCCGACTGCACGATCACGCTGGCGAAGGACGATCTGGAATCCATGATCGCCGGCGAACTCAACCCGACCTCGGCCTTCATGCAAGGCAAGCTGAAGGTCGACGGAGACATGTCCGTCGCCATGGCGCTCAGTCAGGTTTTGTAG
- a CDS encoding GNAT family N-acetyltransferase codes for MEAQKNIVGSAVRPLSVSPETIADIPARDALLDRAMGPRWRKKSSEKLRKGRIPSEGLALVAREASGAVVGTVRLWDIAAGINGRRALLLGPLAVEPTLKSAGIGSALMSQAVAEAARLGHRAIILVGDAPYYARFGFSAGKTGMLAMPGPYEKHRLLALELEPGALDGAHGIIRPTGRKIKRARIAHAV; via the coding sequence ATGGAAGCTCAGAAGAACATTGTCGGATCGGCGGTTCGGCCGTTGTCGGTTTCCCCCGAAACCATTGCCGACATTCCGGCACGCGACGCGTTGCTCGACCGCGCCATGGGGCCGCGCTGGCGGAAAAAATCGTCGGAGAAACTGCGCAAAGGCCGCATTCCATCGGAAGGCCTGGCACTGGTCGCTCGCGAGGCCTCCGGCGCCGTGGTCGGGACTGTCAGGCTATGGGATATCGCGGCCGGCATCAACGGACGGCGCGCACTGCTGCTTGGGCCGCTTGCAGTGGAACCGACGCTGAAAAGCGCCGGTATCGGCTCGGCGCTGATGAGCCAAGCCGTCGCCGAAGCGGCCCGCCTGGGCCATAGGGCCATCATCCTCGTTGGCGATGCGCCATACTACGCGCGTTTCGGCTTCTCCGCCGGGAAGACCGGCATGCTCGCCATGCCCGGCCCCTACGAAAAGCATCGACTGCTCGCGCTGGAACTGGAGCCCGGCGCGCTCGATGGCGCACATGGCATCATCCGACCCACGGGACGCAAGATAAAGCGGGCGCGGATCGCGCACGCAGTGTGA
- the odc2 gene encoding ornithine/lysine decarboxylase, producing MATQRIMDFLATRRPNGPCLVVDLDVVADNYRAFEKALPQSRIYYAVKANPAPEILRLLASLGSSFDTASVAEIEMAMDAGAPATRISFGNTIKKERDVARAFELGIRLFAVDCVEEVEKVARAAPGSRVFCRVLTDGEGAEWPLSRKFGCVPAMAIDVLRKAKALGLDAYGVSFHVGSQQTDLDAWDRALADAKRVFATLAEEGIVLKMVNMGGGFPTRYLKDVPAAKAYGEAIFAALSRHFGNRIPETIIEPGRGMVGNAGVIKSEVVLISKKSEADELRWVYLDIGKFGGLAETMDEAIRYPIVTARDHDRKAPCVLAGPTCDSADVMYEKTPYPLPLSLTIGDEVLIEGTGAYTTTYASVAFNGFEPLRSYVI from the coding sequence ATGGCAACCCAGCGCATCATGGATTTCCTCGCCACCCGACGACCGAACGGCCCCTGCCTCGTGGTCGATCTCGATGTGGTCGCCGACAATTATCGCGCTTTCGAGAAGGCGCTGCCGCAATCGCGCATCTACTATGCCGTGAAGGCCAATCCCGCGCCGGAGATCCTGCGTCTTCTGGCCTCGCTCGGCTCGTCTTTCGACACCGCTTCCGTCGCCGAAATCGAAATGGCGATGGATGCAGGCGCGCCGGCTACCCGTATCTCCTTCGGCAACACGATCAAGAAGGAGCGCGATGTCGCCCGCGCCTTCGAACTCGGCATCCGGCTTTTCGCCGTCGATTGCGTCGAGGAGGTCGAAAAGGTGGCGCGTGCAGCGCCGGGCAGCCGTGTTTTCTGCCGCGTACTGACCGACGGCGAGGGTGCCGAATGGCCGCTGTCGCGCAAGTTCGGCTGCGTGCCGGCGATGGCGATCGACGTGCTGAGAAAGGCGAAGGCGCTCGGCCTCGACGCCTATGGCGTGTCGTTCCATGTCGGCTCGCAGCAGACCGATCTCGACGCTTGGGACCGGGCGCTGGCCGACGCCAAGCGCGTCTTCGCCACGCTCGCCGAGGAAGGCATCGTGCTCAAGATGGTGAACATGGGCGGCGGCTTCCCGACCCGGTATCTGAAGGACGTGCCGGCGGCCAAGGCCTATGGCGAGGCGATCTTCGCCGCGCTCAGCCGTCATTTCGGCAACCGTATCCCGGAAACGATCATCGAGCCGGGCCGCGGCATGGTCGGCAATGCAGGAGTCATCAAGTCGGAAGTGGTGCTGATCTCGAAGAAATCCGAGGCGGACGAATTGCGGTGGGTCTATCTCGACATCGGCAAGTTCGGCGGTCTCGCCGAGACCATGGACGAGGCGATCCGCTATCCGATCGTGACCGCGCGCGACCACGACCGGAAGGCGCCTTGTGTGCTTGCCGGGCCGACCTGTGATTCGGCCGATGTGATGTACGAGAAGACGCCCTACCCGCTGCCGCTCTCGCTGACCATCGGCGACGAGGTGCTGATCGAAGGGACGGGCGCCTACACGACCACCTACGCCTCGGTCGCCTTCAACGGCTTCGAGCCTCTCCGATCCTACGTGATCTGA
- a CDS encoding LysR family transcriptional regulator, protein MDTLTRMRAFIEVVEAEGFSAAARKIGRSKALLSKYVRELEDELGALLLNRTTRQFSLTEAGHTYFGRASEIIREIDSLQETVRESAGDVRGRIKLSAPRTFADAQIGQSMIDFARDHPDIVLEIRLDDRFVDLVEEGFDLAIRITRLENSSLIARKLAPFSICLCASPEAIAKYGTPSRPQDLANLPCIIDTNGRWLSNWPFAGAGETISVSVSGPIEVNSPIAARAAALAGLGFAILPDFIAAAEIDSGRLVPVLGEYLPDGRGIFAVYPHRRYLPAKVRVFVDYLVQWFKAREKSQPV, encoded by the coding sequence ATGGATACTCTGACACGCATGCGCGCCTTCATCGAGGTGGTCGAGGCCGAGGGATTCTCGGCCGCCGCCCGCAAAATCGGGCGTTCCAAGGCGCTTTTGTCGAAATATGTGCGCGAACTGGAGGACGAACTCGGGGCGCTGCTCCTCAACCGCACCACGCGGCAGTTCTCGCTGACCGAGGCCGGCCACACCTATTTCGGCCGCGCATCGGAGATCATCCGCGAGATCGACAGCCTGCAGGAGACGGTGCGCGAATCAGCCGGCGACGTCAGGGGCCGAATCAAGCTGTCGGCGCCGCGCACTTTCGCGGATGCCCAGATCGGCCAATCCATGATCGACTTCGCTCGCGACCATCCCGATATCGTGCTCGAAATCCGTCTCGACGACCGCTTCGTCGATCTGGTGGAGGAGGGGTTCGACCTCGCGATCCGCATCACCAGGCTGGAGAACTCATCGCTCATCGCGCGCAAGCTGGCGCCGTTCTCGATCTGTCTCTGCGCTTCGCCGGAGGCGATAGCCAAATACGGCACGCCGTCCCGGCCGCAGGACCTCGCCAATTTGCCGTGCATCATCGACACCAATGGCCGCTGGCTTTCCAACTGGCCGTTCGCAGGCGCCGGCGAGACGATCAGTGTTTCGGTCTCCGGCCCGATCGAGGTCAACAGCCCGATCGCCGCGCGAGCGGCGGCCCTTGCCGGACTGGGTTTCGCGATCCTGCCCGATTTCATCGCGGCGGCGGAGATCGACAGCGGGCGACTGGTGCCGGTGCTTGGCGAGTACCTGCCGGACGGGCGCGGAATCTTCGCCGTTTATCCGCACCGCCGCTACCTGCCGGCCAAGGTGCGTGTCTTCGTCGACTATCTCGTGCAGTGGTTCAAGGCGCGGGAAAAGTCGCAGCCGGTCTGA
- a CDS encoding DUF1007 family protein: protein MQASRIFTALCGALVSGLFHAAPASAHPHVFAEARLELSINPDGTVKSLRHVWRFDDFFSSTVLVQFDKNKDLKLEKLELEALAKTVHDSLADYNYFQLVTQNGKDVAMQAPDHMIADFKDNRFLLLFESHPKAPLKLSGKIDFGIYDPTFYTAIDFHNDADIVVDGLPANCTKKVIRPDPDQAIAQNQKTLTDAFFNDPTDLSKIFATKLELTCQP from the coding sequence ATGCAAGCATCACGCATTTTCACGGCATTGTGCGGCGCTCTCGTCAGCGGCCTGTTCCATGCCGCTCCCGCCTCGGCTCATCCGCATGTCTTTGCCGAGGCACGGCTGGAGCTTTCGATCAACCCGGACGGAACGGTGAAATCACTTCGCCATGTCTGGCGCTTCGACGATTTCTTTTCCAGCACCGTGCTTGTCCAGTTCGACAAGAACAAGGATCTGAAACTGGAAAAACTCGAACTGGAGGCCCTGGCCAAGACGGTCCATGATTCCCTTGCCGATTACAATTATTTCCAGCTTGTGACGCAGAACGGCAAGGACGTCGCCATGCAGGCGCCCGACCATATGATCGCCGATTTCAAGGACAACAGATTCCTGCTCCTCTTCGAGAGCCATCCGAAGGCGCCGCTGAAGCTTTCCGGAAAGATCGATTTCGGCATTTACGATCCGACCTTCTATACGGCGATCGACTTCCACAACGATGCCGACATCGTCGTCGACGGCCTGCCGGCCAACTGCACGAAGAAGGTGATTCGGCCGGACCCCGACCAGGCGATCGCCCAGAACCAGAAAACGCTGACCGACGCCTTCTTCAACGACCCGACCGACCTCAGCAAGATTTTCGCGACGAAACTGGAACTCACCTGCCAGCCATGA
- a CDS encoding nickel/cobalt transporter: MTKNIARTLCSLGLYLAAIAILAGHAHAQSSLGIGAAEPQIVPAGPFAGLLQWVNGEQQRFYHALTGAMRGMRENGNAFWILGGISFAYGVFHAAGPGHGKAVISSYMVANEVELRRGILLSFISALLQGVTAILLMSAIFLFLRGTAITMTNATWALEILSYLLVTLFGAWLLFRKIGALVSIRRPALAVAEGPAMHLNEPANGDHAEHYDRHAHDHGHSHHDHGHVHHHHHSHASGEFCADCGHSHAPDPAKLGGAEFDWRAAWSAILAVGLRPCTGALIVLTFAFLNGLWAAGIASVLAMSIGTAITVSALATAAVLAKNVAVRIAGGGAVSGMIQSAFEIGGALLVFLLGLTLLTASLQGVHLTG, encoded by the coding sequence ATGACGAAGAACATCGCGCGCACGCTTTGCAGCCTCGGCCTCTATCTTGCGGCAATCGCCATCCTTGCCGGGCATGCTCATGCTCAAAGTTCGCTCGGTATCGGCGCGGCCGAGCCGCAGATCGTGCCGGCCGGGCCCTTCGCGGGCCTCCTGCAATGGGTGAATGGAGAGCAGCAGCGCTTCTACCACGCCCTCACCGGGGCGATGCGCGGTATGCGTGAAAACGGCAATGCCTTCTGGATATTGGGAGGCATTTCCTTTGCCTATGGCGTCTTCCATGCGGCGGGTCCGGGACACGGCAAGGCGGTCATCTCCTCCTACATGGTTGCGAACGAAGTGGAACTGAGGCGCGGCATCCTGCTTTCCTTCATCTCGGCGCTGTTGCAGGGCGTGACAGCGATCCTCTTGATGTCGGCGATTTTCCTGTTCCTGCGCGGAACGGCGATAACCATGACCAACGCCACCTGGGCGCTCGAAATCCTGAGTTATCTGCTCGTCACCCTGTTCGGCGCATGGCTGCTCTTCCGCAAGATCGGCGCGCTGGTCTCCATAAGGCGCCCGGCGCTGGCTGTTGCCGAAGGACCGGCGATGCATCTGAACGAACCAGCAAATGGCGATCATGCGGAACATTACGACCGGCATGCGCACGACCATGGCCATTCCCACCATGACCATGGCCACGTCCACCATCATCACCATTCGCATGCGTCCGGCGAGTTTTGCGCCGACTGCGGGCACAGTCACGCGCCCGACCCGGCCAAGCTTGGCGGCGCGGAGTTCGACTGGCGCGCGGCATGGTCGGCGATCCTGGCGGTGGGGCTTCGCCCCTGCACCGGAGCGCTGATCGTGCTCACCTTCGCCTTCCTCAATGGCTTGTGGGCGGCGGGTATCGCCTCGGTCCTAGCGATGTCGATCGGCACCGCCATCACCGTATCCGCGCTTGCGACGGCGGCGGTTCTTGCCAAGAATGTTGCTGTGCGGATCGCAGGCGGAGGAGCGGTGAGCGGCATGATCCAGTCCGCTTTCGAGATTGGCGGGGCGCTCCTCGTGTTCCTGCTGGGCCTGACTCTTCTTACCGCCAGCCTGCAGGGCGTGCATCTGACGGGTTAG
- a CDS encoding rod-binding protein gives MAISPPSDIVLDVARAVDPAELAAARTQLAERARAGVGKIGFPEIASTEVSSKNMADMRFAGHADTGKPGKTPEAYRKFEAVVLQSFMQSMMPKDSEAVYGKGLAGDMWKSELAKQLGTVLSERGGIGIANRLLKDHYMVGDKKVALTGASEGTRKDEADTKRMLSTALVQEIQRKFTSPLAASDASESKI, from the coding sequence TTGGCCATCTCTCCGCCGAGCGACATCGTTCTGGACGTGGCGCGTGCCGTCGATCCGGCCGAACTGGCCGCGGCGCGCACGCAGCTTGCCGAGCGCGCCCGTGCTGGCGTGGGGAAGATCGGATTCCCCGAAATCGCGTCTACCGAAGTCTCCTCGAAAAACATGGCCGACATGCGTTTCGCCGGCCATGCCGACACAGGCAAGCCCGGCAAGACGCCGGAAGCCTACAGGAAATTCGAAGCTGTCGTCCTTCAGAGTTTCATGCAGTCGATGATGCCGAAGGACAGCGAGGCGGTCTACGGCAAGGGGCTCGCTGGCGACATGTGGAAATCCGAACTGGCAAAGCAATTGGGGACGGTACTCTCCGAACGCGGCGGCATCGGCATCGCCAACCGGCTCCTCAAGGACCACTACATGGTCGGCGACAAGAAGGTCGCGCTTACCGGTGCTTCCGAAGGCACCCGCAAGGACGAGGCCGACACGAAGCGGATGCTTTCGACTGCACTTGTCCAGGAAATCCAGCGCAAATTCACCAGTCCGCTCGCTGCCAGCGATGCTAGCGAAAGCAAGATCTAG